One genomic segment of Rivularia sp. PCC 7116 includes these proteins:
- a CDS encoding ATP-binding protein: MNDANFWFENNEKYLAIALEWLRLRLQKMAGEEVADTDIEQAYAAMAEVAAVEPYPTLISLSRRFGLSAFEQKVLLLCAGMELDTGIAGLCAKAQKNSQSPYPTFALALSLFNEAAWDVVSPERPLRYWQLIEINRVGSQPLITSALKADERIVNYLKGLNYLDDRLASLVMPVETNVGILPPSQKTIVDKIIYRLKQANSATHLPIIELLGSDSSSKELIASHTAAAFGLQLYRLPSGLLPTPAAELETFLRLWQRESILMPVAIYLDAKEQENSTAKTSASPLKRFLSRYHNLLFLDTYESPQLSRASVSFDITKPTAPEQQAAWTNILDNSVNPESPSLLASQFNLNLSTIEKNASIVFNQNITDKNELYTRLWNACLVSTRPQLDNLAQRIDTKATWNDIVLPSEETNLLHQIADQVKQRRQVYENWGFQRRMNRGMGISALFAGESGTGKTMAAEVVANSLQLNLYRIDLSAVVSKYIGETEKNLRKLFDAAEDGGAILFFDEADALFGKRSEVKDSHDRYANIEINYLLQRIESYRGLAILATNMKSSLDTAFLRRLRFIINFPFPGKLERKRMWQKVFPEETPIESLDFERLARLNLTGGSIHNIAINAAFLAAREGTAVTMQFVLAAARTEFRKLERPINEADFA, from the coding sequence ATGAATGATGCAAATTTCTGGTTTGAAAATAATGAAAAGTATTTAGCTATAGCGCTAGAGTGGCTGCGATTGCGCTTACAAAAAATGGCTGGCGAAGAAGTAGCAGATACAGATATTGAGCAGGCATATGCAGCAATGGCGGAAGTTGCAGCCGTTGAACCATATCCCACGCTAATATCTTTAAGTCGCCGGTTTGGGCTTTCTGCTTTCGAGCAAAAAGTTTTGCTTTTATGTGCGGGAATGGAACTGGATACGGGGATTGCTGGTTTATGTGCCAAGGCTCAAAAAAACAGTCAAAGTCCCTATCCAACCTTTGCTTTAGCACTTTCTTTATTTAACGAAGCTGCTTGGGATGTGGTTTCACCAGAGCGCCCTTTGCGTTATTGGCAGTTAATTGAAATAAATCGCGTAGGTAGTCAACCTTTAATTACTAGTGCTTTAAAAGCAGATGAGCGGATAGTTAATTATCTTAAGGGTTTAAATTATTTGGATGATAGACTGGCAAGTTTAGTTATGCCTGTAGAAACTAATGTCGGCATACTACCACCTTCCCAGAAAACCATTGTTGACAAAATAATCTATCGCCTCAAACAAGCAAATTCTGCAACACATTTACCGATAATTGAGTTATTAGGTAGCGATAGCTCTAGTAAAGAATTAATTGCCAGTCATACTGCTGCGGCTTTTGGTTTGCAACTTTATCGCTTGCCATCTGGATTATTACCAACCCCAGCAGCAGAATTAGAAACTTTTCTGCGATTGTGGCAAAGAGAAAGCATATTAATGCCAGTTGCAATTTACCTTGATGCCAAAGAACAAGAAAACTCTACAGCTAAAACTTCTGCTTCTCCACTCAAGCGTTTTTTATCGCGCTACCATAATTTATTATTTCTCGATACTTACGAATCGCCGCAGTTAAGTAGAGCCAGCGTCAGTTTCGATATTACTAAACCCACAGCCCCAGAACAACAGGCAGCTTGGACAAATATTCTTGATAATTCGGTTAATCCAGAAAGCCCTTCACTTTTAGCTTCGCAATTTAATCTCAACCTTTCCACCATCGAGAAGAATGCAAGCATAGTATTTAATCAAAATATTACAGATAAAAATGAACTATATACTCGTTTGTGGAATGCTTGTTTAGTCAGCACTCGTCCGCAATTAGACAATCTAGCTCAACGTATCGATACCAAAGCTACCTGGAATGATATTGTACTGCCATCGGAAGAAACAAACTTGTTGCATCAAATTGCAGATCAAGTTAAACAACGCCGTCAAGTTTATGAAAATTGGGGATTTCAACGACGGATGAATCGGGGCATGGGAATCAGCGCTTTGTTTGCTGGGGAAAGCGGTACGGGAAAGACAATGGCAGCGGAAGTAGTTGCTAATAGTTTGCAATTAAATCTGTACCGCATTGATTTATCGGCGGTGGTAAGTAAATATATTGGAGAAACCGAGAAAAACCTCAGAAAGCTATTTGATGCTGCTGAAGATGGTGGTGCTATCTTGTTTTTCGATGAAGCCGACGCTTTATTTGGCAAACGCAGCGAAGTCAAAGATAGTCATGACCGTTACGCCAATATTGAGATAAATTATCTATTACAACGGATAGAATCTTATCGGGGATTAGCGATTTTAGCAACGAATATGAAAAGTTCCTTGGATACAGCTTTTCTACGAAGACTGCGATTTATTATTAACTTTCCCTTCCCCGGTAAATTAGAACGAAAACGGATGTGGCAGAAAGTTTTTCCCGAGGAAACACCGATAGAATCATTAGACTTTGAACGTTTAGCAAGATTAAATTTGACTGGTGGCAGCATTCATAATATTGCGATTAATGCAGCTTTTTTGGCAGCTAGGGAAGGTACGGCTGTGACGATGCAATTTGTATTAGCAGCAGCACGAACCGAATTTCGTAAATTAGAACGACCAATTAATGAAGCGGATTTTGCATGA
- a CDS encoding DUF4157 domain-containing protein translates to MLKENSIPLHLEDSGAIYSQTVTVSATKCIKPTWVGQLPNLLSEDWLMKRQGLSQQQNKSQNNIHSSSGWLQRAAVRELPGKEVESAVVGESGLNLSFVKVPVHGGGLPVVQRKFTIGAAGDRYEQEADRVASQVVQRKNAPDTSLMTQEPLSHRLEASEEEAKLAKPEISLLQREIALAQIQGEEMREELQMKPMVQRRADGGEASGDLTSGINRTRVSATPAVQLQRMADNHSAQQQQPIQKKENNTGLPDNLKTGIENLSGYSMEDVKVHYNSEKPAQLQAHAYAQGTVIYLGPGREKHLPHETWHVVQQKQGRVKPTIQMLGEVKVNDDVGLEKEADVMGATAINMKPKDNQSKSVANSVAQKKGTGLHGFGIANNRPEAIWPRKLKEMMFKTDQEKKTTQKIIQRKIEEVRYNPDENVNTINGIISKTKIQAIKGNQSYNLWDVVSLKEGPDIKNKDGYNTQDRAKQATGKIVSAPGVRGRSVEPYGKIRELGKFERKALSGYLPEGAIDTGHLLADKFFDTEKKNIAYNGGNLAPQDKKFNRQAYQALVENVDLSSKPRLTVTLNYPADYKVSLQTLVDYNVLEKKDSSKIDLIDVGLDQELTIPARLPSEWKAALEPTEKHKITPPTDKIAGNSAANGTNPEYWHTENPFGWQIKETTYGYTASFVQGHPLLSLKGEIAPVERIIEFIGLDMTPTQVEEHKQILKYVEEGRKRAQTEYKAIASQIEVERSNIAVQHAPETQGIGVQSAPTTYEKGVQNTTERKDASTNAQGPTMIDKSTETDMNLAATLLPELLERGIEDLEDQKEKETLKRLIGKVINNTENVNVEPKEPTPKRPRQEDPTPSVPSHI, encoded by the coding sequence TTGCTGAAAGAAAATAGTATTCCTCTCCACTTAGAAGATAGTGGTGCGATTTATAGCCAGACTGTTACGGTGAGTGCAACTAAGTGTATAAAGCCGACATGGGTAGGTCAATTGCCCAATCTATTATCGGAGGATTGGTTAATGAAGCGTCAAGGATTAAGTCAACAGCAAAATAAATCCCAGAATAATATTCATTCGAGTAGTGGTTGGTTACAGCGGGCAGCGGTGCGTGAGTTGCCGGGGAAAGAAGTAGAATCTGCGGTTGTTGGGGAATCGGGTTTGAATCTGAGTTTTGTGAAGGTGCCTGTGCATGGAGGTGGATTACCTGTTGTGCAGAGGAAGTTCACTATTGGAGCGGCTGGGGATAGGTATGAACAAGAGGCAGATAGGGTAGCATCTCAGGTGGTTCAACGGAAAAATGCCCCAGATACATCCCTGATGACACAAGAGCCGTTATCACATCGTCTGGAAGCATCGGAAGAGGAAGCAAAACTTGCAAAACCAGAGATAAGCTTACTTCAACGTGAAATAGCGTTAGCCCAAATCCAGGGTGAAGAGATGCGAGAAGAATTACAGATGAAACCGATGGTGCAGCGACGTGCTGACGGTGGGGAAGCTTCTGGGGATTTGACATCGGGAATCAACCGGACGCGGGTGTCGGCAACGCCAGCAGTTCAGTTGCAGAGAATGGCGGATAATCATTCTGCTCAACAACAGCAGCCCATCCAAAAGAAAGAAAACAATACGGGTTTACCTGATAATTTAAAAACGGGCATTGAAAACCTCTCGGGGTATTCAATGGAGGATGTAAAAGTGCATTACAATTCTGAAAAGCCTGCGCAATTACAAGCACACGCTTATGCTCAGGGTACCGTTATATACTTAGGACCTGGACGTGAAAAACACCTACCTCATGAGACCTGGCACGTGGTACAGCAAAAGCAGGGAAGAGTAAAACCCACAATACAGATGCTTGGTGAGGTGAAAGTGAATGATGATGTGGGTTTGGAAAAAGAGGCGGATGTGATGGGTGCTACGGCCATAAATATGAAACCAAAAGATAATCAAAGTAAATCGGTTGCAAATTCTGTTGCTCAAAAGAAGGGTACTGGGTTGCATGGATTTGGAATTGCTAATAATCGACCGGAGGCAATATGGCCAAGAAAATTGAAAGAGATGATGTTTAAAACTGACCAGGAAAAGAAAACGACTCAAAAAATTATTCAGAGAAAGATTGAGGAGGTGAGATATAACCCTGATGAGAATGTGAATACCATAAACGGAATAATATCAAAGACGAAAATACAGGCAATAAAAGGCAACCAATCATATAATTTATGGGATGTCGTATCCTTGAAGGAAGGTCCGGATATTAAAAACAAGGATGGTTATAATACCCAAGACCGCGCCAAACAGGCAACTGGGAAAATAGTGAGTGCGCCAGGTGTTCGGGGCAGATCGGTCGAACCATATGGAAAAATAAGAGAGTTAGGGAAATTTGAAAGGAAGGCACTCTCCGGATACCTACCGGAAGGCGCAATTGATACAGGTCATTTACTAGCTGATAAATTTTTTGACACTGAAAAAAAGAATATTGCGTACAATGGTGGTAACCTTGCCCCGCAAGACAAAAAGTTCAACCGACAAGCATATCAAGCTCTAGTGGAAAATGTGGATCTCAGCTCAAAACCTCGATTGACAGTAACACTAAACTATCCAGCAGACTACAAGGTGAGTTTACAAACTTTAGTGGACTACAACGTACTAGAAAAAAAAGATTCGAGTAAAATCGACTTGATTGACGTAGGATTAGATCAGGAGTTAACCATACCAGCAAGGCTCCCCAGTGAATGGAAGGCGGCATTAGAACCTACCGAAAAACATAAGATCACCCCCCCGACGGACAAGATAGCAGGCAACAGTGCTGCAAACGGAACGAATCCAGAATATTGGCACACAGAAAATCCGTTTGGGTGGCAAATAAAAGAAACAACCTATGGTTACACGGCAAGTTTTGTGCAGGGACACCCATTGTTATCCCTCAAGGGGGAAATAGCACCCGTGGAAAGAATAATCGAGTTTATAGGCCTCGACATGACCCCGACCCAAGTCGAAGAACACAAGCAGATCTTGAAATATGTGGAGGAAGGAAGAAAGAGAGCTCAGACGGAATATAAGGCCATTGCAAGTCAAATAGAGGTCGAAAGGTCCAATATCGCAGTGCAGCATGCACCCGAGACACAAGGAATAGGGGTCCAGTCGGCCCCGACTACTTACGAAAAAGGCGTGCAGAATACAACAGAGAGAAAAGACGCCTCAACGAATGCCCAAGGACCCACAATGATTGATAAGAGCACGGAGACGGACATGAACCTCGCCGCCACATTGCTCCCCGAGTTGTTGGAACGAGGAATAGAAGACCTAGAAGACCAGAAGGAGAAGGAAACACTGAAAAGGTTGATAGGAAAGGTAATTAACAACACAGAAAATGTAAATGTCGAACCCAAGGAACCTACACCAAAAAGACCGCGACAAGAAGATCCAACACCGAGTGTTCCATCCCACATATAA
- a CDS encoding DUF1822 family protein — protein MNTPLLNSDFIDLFDLQSLNETRIELLTEHLRKAARLSQSISNVQQRWQVYINALAVLGFEQWLFERAPDLQIESEQSSIWQPKYANLLPAGCNIWIDKFKLCIITGSNLIDEHSIPFAIFDIPDFAAHLYVLMQVVESKQQVAISGFLSYEQYCQYRQAAKLQIEQDWTYTIPQTCFNQDANDLLLNLRCLAADAIQLPLSTNIAPETVRILKQKLLKLKSQLKHKYPWQLLTVEEGITLLSSPELIDWVYENSAPSPIQPLINVANWLGNQVDAMTTELGWILMPSLRLSEMRSLENFDQVRTGLEQQGVQIPVTARGAYQDLECNEDSSLRLYAITWLLDSTTRDKPEWILLVVLGSQPQSSMPKTLKLELRDETQLLFEQNLKDTSQGILYAQVVGNYGERFWINITINEEIVVEIPPFAFELEETN, from the coding sequence ATGAATACACCTCTATTGAATTCAGATTTTATTGATTTATTTGATTTGCAGTCTTTAAACGAGACGCGAATTGAGTTATTAACAGAACATTTGCGTAAAGCTGCGCGTTTAAGTCAGTCAATAAGCAACGTACAACAACGCTGGCAAGTTTATATTAATGCTTTGGCAGTTTTAGGATTTGAGCAATGGCTTTTTGAACGCGCTCCCGATTTACAAATAGAAAGCGAGCAATCTTCTATTTGGCAACCAAAATATGCGAATTTGCTACCAGCAGGCTGTAATATTTGGATTGATAAATTCAAACTCTGCATTATAACTGGCAGTAATTTAATTGATGAGCATAGCATTCCCTTTGCTATTTTCGATATTCCCGATTTTGCGGCTCATTTATATGTATTAATGCAAGTAGTGGAGTCCAAACAACAAGTAGCTATATCGGGATTTCTGAGTTACGAACAATATTGCCAATATCGACAAGCAGCAAAACTGCAAATCGAGCAAGATTGGACTTATACAATACCTCAAACTTGTTTTAATCAAGATGCTAACGACTTATTACTCAATCTTCGTTGTTTAGCAGCAGATGCAATTCAATTGCCTTTGTCTACAAATATTGCACCTGAAACTGTCAGAATATTAAAACAAAAACTATTAAAACTTAAATCTCAGCTTAAACATAAATATCCCTGGCAATTACTTACAGTTGAAGAAGGTATTACCTTACTAAGTAGTCCGGAATTAATTGATTGGGTATATGAAAATTCTGCACCTTCACCGATACAACCTTTGATTAATGTTGCTAATTGGTTAGGCAATCAAGTTGATGCCATGACAACTGAATTAGGGTGGATACTAATGCCTTCACTAAGGTTATCAGAAATGCGCTCCTTAGAAAATTTTGACCAAGTAAGAACGGGATTGGAACAGCAAGGAGTTCAGATTCCCGTCACAGCAAGAGGTGCTTACCAAGATTTAGAGTGCAACGAAGACAGTAGTTTACGGTTATATGCTATTACCTGGTTATTAGACTCAACAACTCGCGACAAGCCGGAATGGATATTGCTAGTTGTTTTAGGTTCGCAACCTCAATCTTCAATGCCAAAAACTCTTAAGCTAGAATTGCGCGATGAAACACAGTTATTATTTGAACAAAATTTAAAAGATACAAGTCAAGGTATCCTTTATGCTCAAGTAGTTGGTAATTATGGAGAGCGTTTCTGGATTAATATCACTATTAATGAAGAAATTGTAGTTGAAATTCCACCTTTTGCTTTTGAATTAGAAGAAACGAATTAG
- a CDS encoding class I SAM-dependent methyltransferase: MKITFLNYGYADLNSHAKQLELKDLEQNEVYCAQLYHYVASFIPLNGLDVLEVGCGRGGGSSYIQRYLNPQTMTGVDLSESNINFCQKQHIVPNLNFCVGDAESLQFPEHSFDAVVNVESSHCYTSIEKFFAEVFRVLRPNGHFFFTDFRQTADIDDIKNKLESSGFKILKSEIITENVIKAMDIENERKIAIIKENLPNYLQTLATWFAGCQGTPIYEGFKNQQAEYFYYVLQK; the protein is encoded by the coding sequence ATGAAAATTACTTTTTTAAATTATGGTTATGCCGATTTAAATTCTCATGCAAAACAGTTAGAACTCAAAGATTTGGAACAGAATGAAGTTTATTGCGCTCAACTTTATCATTACGTAGCTTCTTTTATTCCTCTCAATGGCTTAGATGTTCTGGAAGTAGGGTGTGGGCGTGGTGGGGGTAGTTCATATATTCAGCGTTATTTAAATCCACAAACAATGACAGGTGTTGATTTATCAGAAAGTAATATCAACTTTTGTCAAAAACAACATATTGTTCCCAACTTAAATTTTTGTGTGGGAGATGCAGAATCTCTACAGTTTCCCGAACATTCATTTGATGCTGTAGTTAATGTTGAATCATCTCATTGTTATACTTCAATCGAAAAGTTTTTTGCCGAAGTTTTTAGAGTTCTCCGCCCTAATGGTCACTTTTTCTTTACTGATTTTCGACAAACAGCAGACATTGATGATATCAAAAATAAATTAGAATCATCGGGCTTTAAAATATTGAAATCAGAAATAATTACTGAAAATGTTATTAAAGCGATGGATATAGAAAACGAAAGAAAAATAGCAATTATTAAGGAAAATCTTCCTAATTATTTACAAACATTAGCAACCTGGTTTGCTGGATGTCAAGGAACTCCGATTTATGAAGGCTTCAAAAATCAACAGGCTGAATATTTTTACTATGTTTTACAAAAGTAG
- a CDS encoding DUF4255 domain-containing protein yields MSNSLAIAAVTTTLRNLIARGIGDELGSGSVTTRPPDKARENGESSNQINIFLYHTLPNAALRNQDIPSRVKPGETGKLPLALNLYYLITAYGQDNDDILGHRLLGAAMRVLHDAAILKPEDIKAALPESNLHQQIERIRITPVSLSLDDVSKLWTTFQTQYRISAAYEVSVILIDSSLPVKTPLPVLTRGSEDKGVTAQADLIPPFPTLETLQLPNRQLSVRLGEEISVKGHNLNSDDGRVLVLLKNKNLDISVELELQQQSSATEINIQIPNQPADFPAGFYTVAVKLRREGKEQTTNALPFSLAPKIEPNTPNNQTVTIICTPQVWQDQEVTLLLGSRQLLPTEQQTQNPGKTNTISFNVETIPAGEYFVRLRVDGVDSLLINNSVKPPVFDSSQKVRLS; encoded by the coding sequence ATGAGTAATTCACTAGCGATCGCCGCTGTCACTACTACGTTACGTAATCTAATTGCCAGGGGTATTGGCGATGAACTTGGTAGTGGTAGTGTAACTACGCGCCCTCCGGATAAAGCTAGAGAAAATGGTGAGAGCAGCAATCAAATTAATATTTTTCTCTACCATACTTTGCCTAATGCGGCTTTACGCAATCAAGATATCCCCAGTCGTGTTAAACCTGGGGAAACGGGAAAGTTACCGTTAGCGTTAAATCTCTACTATTTAATTACTGCTTACGGACAAGATAATGATGATATTTTAGGTCATCGTCTGTTGGGAGCGGCTATGCGGGTACTTCACGATGCTGCTATTTTAAAGCCGGAGGATATTAAAGCTGCATTACCAGAAAGTAATTTACATCAACAAATTGAACGCATCCGCATTACTCCTGTGTCTTTATCTCTGGATGATGTATCTAAGTTATGGACGACGTTTCAAACTCAATATCGCATCTCGGCTGCTTATGAAGTATCTGTAATTTTAATTGATAGTAGTCTTCCAGTTAAAACACCACTACCAGTTTTAACTCGCGGCTCGGAAGATAAGGGTGTAACTGCACAAGCTGATTTAATTCCACCTTTCCCTACTTTGGAAACATTACAGTTACCAAATCGGCAGTTAAGCGTTCGTTTGGGGGAAGAGATTTCTGTAAAGGGACATAATTTGAATAGCGATGATGGTAGGGTATTGGTTTTATTAAAAAACAAAAATTTAGATATCTCTGTTGAGTTGGAATTACAGCAACAAAGTTCGGCAACAGAAATAAATATTCAGATACCCAACCAACCTGCTGATTTCCCGGCGGGATTTTACACGGTTGCAGTCAAACTCCGACGGGAAGGAAAAGAACAAACAACTAATGCTTTACCTTTTTCTCTCGCTCCTAAAATTGAGCCAAATACTCCCAATAATCAAACCGTAACCATAATTTGCACTCCTCAAGTCTGGCAAGATCAAGAAGTGACTTTATTATTAGGCTCGCGCCAACTTTTACCAACTGAACAACAAACACAAAATCCTGGTAAGACAAATACAATAAGCTTCAATGTGGAAACTATTCCGGCTGGAGAATACTTTGTTCGTTTGCGCGTCGATGGAGTGGATAGTTTATTAATAAATAATTCCGTCAAACCTCCTGTATTTGATTCCAGTCAAAAGGTGAGGCTCTCATGA
- a CDS encoding CHASE2 domain-containing protein translates to MRNEYNIFNLKIHKFKQVCLFELCWGKGQRLTAEINYPNNLNQLHQQWQQAYLSFYQSDAMRGRAINGGVAVLTIDWHAELVKAEAKLMYEFHRWLRSVELYDIRSRIAGASQELIDTSDKTQVVQVFVTCNSIELERYPWEVWEMGSEFATNSPIQIIRSSLNISKPIETTFEQNYRKRPRILAILGDDTGLNFQVDKDAIKPILKIAEVEFLSWQPQQKPSQFIQQISDAITDDKGWDVLFFAGHSNETEITGGELGIAPNVSISINEIAPQLSVAKQRGLNVAIFNSCSGLNIAQSLIELGFGQVVVMREPIHNRVAQEFLVRFLQGLAKHLDIYESVAQARQFLRMEKSHTYPSSYLVPSIFCHPGAKLYRIPPFRWKDRLRQSLPNPTEGILLTATFFLAIFPPVQDMLLNTRMLNQAVYRDITAQISNEAPPVTLIEIDSESIYRAQLPHSQLLPFNRSYIAKLLDKLTTLNATVVGIDFIFDSPQKNPPSGDKDLGLAVRRAVDQNMWLIFGAVLEFDREIGINEAIGITKWDWTLQAYLNANPYILELPKSEADCSNTCPFSYLLSLVQTAKQEASNLPQPNTNRTTNLRDELLDVIEQNSNKGNLSNLSKLLKLPSEFRLEALEAYIDYSLPPKQVYTKIPAWKLLESKNINEFQLIPKQVVLIAVGSDERLGFALGKPDRSISPLAIIYWNHRKDWLTGGESLAYMTHHFLRNHLLTPIPDIWMMGIMVIFGKITALFLKKKSPFTPKLRLKIILTSLGIVMFYGVVSLQLYITTVVLIPWLLPSVVFLGYIIPLTKNNHV, encoded by the coding sequence ATGAGAAACGAATATAACATTTTTAATCTCAAAATTCATAAATTTAAACAAGTTTGTTTATTTGAATTGTGCTGGGGAAAAGGACAAAGATTAACTGCTGAAATTAACTATCCAAACAATTTAAATCAATTACACCAACAATGGCAACAAGCATACTTGAGCTTTTATCAGTCAGATGCAATGCGGGGAAGGGCTATTAATGGTGGAGTTGCTGTACTTACTATCGACTGGCACGCAGAACTTGTGAAAGCGGAAGCCAAGTTAATGTATGAGTTTCATCGCTGGTTACGCAGTGTGGAATTATACGATATCCGCTCTCGAATTGCTGGTGCTTCTCAAGAATTGATCGACACATCCGATAAAACGCAAGTTGTACAAGTTTTTGTTACTTGCAACTCGATAGAATTGGAACGCTATCCGTGGGAAGTATGGGAAATGGGTAGCGAATTTGCCACAAATAGCCCGATTCAAATTATTCGCTCTTCTTTAAATATTAGCAAGCCGATAGAAACAACTTTTGAGCAAAATTACCGCAAACGTCCGAGAATTTTAGCAATTTTGGGTGATGATACTGGCTTAAATTTTCAAGTAGATAAAGATGCAATTAAACCAATTTTAAAGATAGCAGAGGTAGAATTTCTAAGTTGGCAACCGCAACAAAAACCTTCGCAATTTATCCAACAAATTAGTGATGCTATTACTGATGATAAAGGATGGGATGTGTTATTTTTTGCCGGACACAGCAATGAAACAGAAATAACGGGAGGGGAATTAGGTATTGCCCCTAATGTATCAATTTCTATCAACGAAATCGCCCCTCAATTAAGTGTTGCCAAACAACGCGGATTAAATGTAGCAATATTTAATTCCTGTAGTGGATTAAATATTGCTCAATCGCTAATTGAATTGGGCTTTGGGCAAGTTGTAGTCATGCGCGAACCAATTCATAATCGAGTTGCTCAGGAGTTTTTAGTTAGATTTTTGCAAGGTTTAGCTAAGCACCTTGATATCTACGAGTCAGTAGCACAAGCGCGGCAATTTTTACGCATGGAAAAGAGCCATACTTATCCTTCGTCGTACTTAGTGCCTTCCATATTTTGTCATCCAGGAGCAAAACTGTATCGCATTCCCCCCTTTCGCTGGAAAGATAGGCTGCGTCAAAGTCTGCCAAATCCTACGGAAGGAATATTGCTCACAGCAACTTTTTTCTTGGCAATATTCCCTCCGGTGCAAGATATGCTGCTGAATACAAGAATGCTCAACCAAGCAGTTTACCGCGATATCACCGCTCAAATATCAAACGAAGCACCACCAGTAACGCTGATAGAAATTGATAGTGAATCTATTTACCGCGCTCAACTACCTCATTCTCAACTTTTACCATTTAACCGCAGCTACATTGCTAAGTTACTCGATAAATTAACAACTTTAAATGCAACTGTAGTCGGAATCGATTTCATCTTCGATTCACCCCAAAAAAATCCACCATCTGGGGATAAAGATTTAGGTTTAGCAGTACGTCGAGCGGTAGATCAAAATATGTGGTTGATTTTCGGTGCAGTGCTTGAATTTGATCGAGAAATCGGTATAAATGAAGCGATTGGTATTACTAAATGGGATTGGACGTTACAAGCATATCTGAATGCAAATCCTTATATCCTTGAGTTACCCAAATCCGAAGCAGATTGTAGTAATACTTGCCCATTCTCCTATTTACTCTCGTTAGTGCAAACCGCAAAACAAGAAGCAAGCAATTTACCCCAACCTAATACTAATCGAACAACTAATTTACGCGATGAACTGCTTGATGTTATCGAACAAAATTCCAACAAAGGTAATTTATCTAATTTGTCTAAACTGTTAAAATTACCTTCTGAGTTTAGATTAGAAGCTTTAGAAGCTTATATTGATTATTCCCTTCCTCCCAAGCAGGTTTACACAAAAATTCCCGCTTGGAAATTACTTGAAAGCAAAAATATTAACGAGTTTCAATTGATTCCCAAACAAGTAGTTTTGATTGCAGTAGGTAGTGATGAAAGACTCGGATTTGCACTGGGTAAGCCTGATAGATCCATCAGCCCTCTTGCAATTATTTATTGGAATCATCGAAAAGACTGGTTGACTGGTGGTGAATCATTAGCTTACATGACGCATCACTTTTTAAGAAACCATTTATTAACTCCTATCCCCGATATTTGGATGATGGGAATTATGGTAATTTTTGGCAAAATTACAGCTTTATTCCTGAAAAAAAAGTCACCTTTTACTCCGAAATTACGTTTAAAAATTATTCTTACTTCTTTAGGAATAGTGATGTTTTACGGTGTTGTATCATTACAGCTTTATATTACTACAGTAGTTTTAATACCCTGGCTTTTACCTTCAGTAGTATTCTTAGGTTACATCATACCGTTGACAAAGAATAATCATGTCTAA
- a CDS encoding T4 bacteriophage base plate protein, with protein sequence MRPLSAQQILRIWEIGQSQHPLDRALTLLAFACPEISPPQLACLSIGQRDAYLLTLREITFGQKMNGLAECPNCGDRLEFDINIPDIRVAEILSPKVEKYNLQVEGVELQFRLPNSKDLAAIVGYKDVNKANSVLMQCCILQASQSGNSLDYDDLSATVINQLVQQMAECDPQAEILLNLSCPACQHSWQLLFDIVSFFWTELTARAKRLLQEVHTLARFYGWREADILSMSSIRRQMYLDLIGS encoded by the coding sequence ATGCGTCCTTTATCAGCCCAGCAGATTTTAAGAATTTGGGAAATCGGACAAAGTCAGCATCCTTTGGATAGAGCGTTGACTTTACTTGCTTTTGCTTGTCCGGAAATTTCTCCACCGCAGCTCGCATGTTTGAGTATTGGACAGCGGGATGCTTATTTACTAACCCTTAGAGAAATTACCTTTGGGCAGAAAATGAATGGCTTGGCTGAATGTCCAAATTGTGGCGATCGCCTAGAATTTGATATCAACATCCCGGATATCCGCGTTGCTGAAATCTTGTCACCCAAAGTTGAAAAATATAACTTGCAGGTGGAAGGGGTGGAATTACAATTTCGCTTACCAAATAGCAAAGATTTAGCTGCCATTGTGGGCTATAAGGATGTTAATAAAGCTAATTCTGTGCTAATGCAATGCTGCATTCTCCAAGCTAGTCAAAGCGGTAATTCCCTTGATTATGATGACTTGTCTGCAACGGTTATCAATCAACTTGTGCAACAAATGGCTGAATGCGATCCTCAAGCGGAAATACTCCTAAACCTAAGTTGTCCGGCTTGCCAACATTCTTGGCAGTTGCTGTTTGATATTGTGTCATTTTTCTGGACGGAACTCACGGCTCGGGCAAAACGATTGTTGCAAGAAGTACATACTCTGGCGCGGTTTTACGGATGGCGAGAAGCTGATATATTGTCCATGAGCAGCATCAGAAGACAAATGTATTTGGACTTGATAGGCTCATGA